The following are encoded together in the Anopheles nili chromosome 3, idAnoNiliSN_F5_01, whole genome shotgun sequence genome:
- the LOC128726056 gene encoding condensin-2 complex subunit D3: MAPTHVYLLLNQLPKYFDSLMSIERVDLICNEQANPNHTTGRPTAPNNSSDESDGENEDSPIKAAKVHDFRDNPMIKRATESSDLLDLMRDIILEVENIRSRTGLFDQYDNWQYLSKKLNVKEFLAFIYAMICLAEYDPTRETHRKLAICSARLYFVLLSTPGQKQTTVFNEQVFSKSLDVFKLVYQMRNPIYTQSAQGQKRTGNEDPTRLLLDYISILTDLQLLLRCMTLKNCESTKVKLVQDVKNLLIFCIKNVSNRPEAEQLAEQIFATLNTLCLPEHDDHNECSTTIRMILNTTAVFYTSEYKAIPVAFQVNTFFLRLLEQNPQDTCNVLTNFIKSVLTNPPKVFSRPDDYAILLDAAVRYELVMYKKCNVSIIGYLKQIETHADVSTRINILEIIARLSVVDCTVDWELFQSEISKVPREIDMIKLLYHKLMEKTNTVKLKAFQCLLKLFHNGNRVIKQIFHDAYYSSNADEDEKQYFQNNDFEELFHTAEVELGISRNVLNFNPTTPATPTTSDTRNSAKVNKPVPDKKISSNVVGIEMIEDILSSLPNVIYDATLSPISAIRRIGLTCLECILELDRNRIDEPVFDYVIVKLAKDPVMLMRRTTLNVLNKLIALHPNYLPLIKLWSKCLLFILDDTDQKLKEAAMDSLKTNVFDNICRFEDSSSRKVFTPWMIVRSILVIGKINVLKTAVDSWIQKSILTPKNLSIIESHIFTVNCSEAWIILSIIANKMKSRNPDLVIKTMNDILQQDAYNSPICLQYVLSVIKSWLPDFTRPGLNHLFKILSDLLRTGSTNISLVSDIYSLCCMIKEKADGIVTEDWIDSIRESSAEYLMHFHSHYTNIRMTNERYLISLLVYAEVTTDLNDKPHENVIRNLSTYLALIASDEKFLSVQTNQTRKINVTIIVLSRFALRDGSLASSVIADFNKILKFKHIHQSIICTLITAFADLCKRHTSLVDSSISTVIGQLSSQYLTVRSVALNNLNELILQDYVKMRGIVLLNILKLIIDDDEHIAAQAFYVIQLYVHSKNEKLLKVSLLECVYVFNNYLQYAESDMFPASEIDNEPCDLAGSNKEQLEKRCAIYNFFIENIDDSSLLKLLKNVNKIYQQLKNGKYVECSQGVGTIVDLLYVFQQICKVKDRDKTRMSKTGLKNDEESITEQTMETSPSQKKSRLQAVQSQNDIETKTIAEKMIAVYYCFQQEVRKYVEKIEPQQIHLVNNRLEELALTIAGKFRLLVEFAKPMNFWRSLLSTIDKSRDNNRTTRKYNRSKTATENESEESTEEDADDCLDDADMD; the protein is encoded by the exons atggcTCCTACTCACGTTTACTTGCTTTTAAATCAACTACCCAAATACTTCGACTCGTTGATGTCTATAGAACGTGTAGATCTCATCTGTAACGAACAGGCAAATCCTAATCATACTACTGGGCGCCCGACAGCTCCTAATAATAGCAGCGACGAAAGTGATGGAGAAAATGAGGATAGTCCCATAAAGGCTGCAAAAGTACATGATTTTCGGGACAATCCGATGATAAAACGGGCTACTGAAAGTTCTGATTTGTTGGACTTGATGCGTGATATTATTCTTGAAGTAGAGAATATACGTAGCAGAACCGGACTATTCGACCAGTACGACAATTGGCAATATTTGTCTAAAAAGTTGAACGTAAAAGAATTCCTGGCATTCATCTACGCTATGATCTGTCTCGCTGAATATGATCCAACAAGAGAAACTCACCGGAAGCTAGCTATTTGTTCGGCAAGATTGTATTTCGTATTATTGAGCACGCCGggccaaaagcaaacaacagtTTTTAATGAACAAGTTTTCTCCAAGAGTCTAGACGTTTTTAAATTGGTTTACCAAATGCGCAATCCAATCTACACACAATCAGCCCAGGGACAAAAACGTACAGGAAACGAGGACCCAACTCGTTTGCTACTGGATTATATATCGATTTTAACAGACTTGCAATTATTACTCCGATGTATGACTCTAAAGAATTGTGAGTCTACCAAAGTTAAACTAGTTCAGGATGTAAAAAACTTACTGATCTTTTGTATAAAGAATGTATCTAATCGACCCGAAGCTGAGCAGTTGGCggagcaaatatttgctacCCTGAATACATTGTGTCTACCAGAGCACGATGATCATAATGAATGCTCGACAACGATACGCATGATATTAAATACGACGGCAGTGTTCTATACATCGGAGTACAAAGCAATACCGGTAGCTTTTCAAGTGAACACCTTCTTTTTGCGGCTACTTGAGCAAAATCCTCAAGATACATGCAATGTGCTAACAAACTTTATAAAGTCTGTTTTGACGAACCCGCCCAAGGTGTTTTCTCGTCCGGATGATTATGCCATTCTTTTGGACGCAGCCGTACGATACGAGTTAgtgatgtacaaaaaatgtAACGTATCTATAATTGGTTATCTCAAACAAATAGAAACGCATGCTGATGTAAGCACTCGTATTAATATTTTGGAAATAATCGCCAGACTATCGGTGGTTGATTGTACCGTTGATTGGGAACTTTTTCAATCTGAGATATCGAAAGTGCCACGAGAGATCGACATGATAAAATTATTGTACCATAAACTGATGGAAAAGACAAACACGGTGAAATTAAAGGCTTTCCAATGCTTGTTGAAGCTATTTCATAATGGCAATCgagtaataaaacaaatattccaCGATGCATACTACTCTTCAAATGCAGACGAGGACGAAAAACAATATTTCCAGAATAATGACTTTGAAGAGCTCTTCCATACAGCCGAAGTCGAACTAGGAATTTCTAGAAATGTGCTCAATTTTAATCCTACTACACCGGCTACACCCACTACGTCCGATACAAGAAATTCAGCAAAAGTCAATAAACCCGTACCGGATAAGAAAATTTCATCGAACGTTGTAGGCATAGAAATGATTGAAGACATTCTCTCATCTTTACCCAATGTAATTTATGATGCTACTTTATCGCCTATATCTGCAATCCGACGTATTGGTCTAACGTGTTTGGAATGCATTCTCGAACTCGATCGAAATCGTATAGATGAACCTGTTTTTGACTACGTCATTGTTAAGCTGGCAAAAGATCCCGTTATGCTTATGCGTCGTACAACGCTAAACGtgcttaataaattaattgcacTACATCCCAACTATTTGCCGCTTATTAAACTGTGGTCAAAATGTTTACTATTTATCTTGGACGATACTGACCAAAAACTAAAAGAAGCGGCAATGGATAGTCTGAAAACAAACGTGTTTGATAACATTTGTCGTTTCGAGGACTCGTCCTCGCGAAAGGTGTTTACACCGTGGATGATTGTGCGATCGATACTGGTGATCGGGAAAATAAATGTCCTAAAAACAGCGGTCGATTCATGGATACAAAAGTCAATTTTAAC GCCCAAAAATCTCAGCATCATAGAGTCTCACATTTTTACTGTCAACTGCAGCGAAGCTTGGATCATACTTTCAATTATCGCTAACAAAATGAAGTCTCGAAACCCGGACCTGGTCATTAAAACAATGAATGACATTTTGCAGCAAGATGcg TATAACTCCCCAATTTGTCTTCAATATGTTCTGTCTGTAATAAAATCATGGTTGCCTGACTTCACGCGTCCTGGATTGAAccatttgtttaaaatattgaGCGATTTATTGCGAACGGGAAGCACAAACATATCGCTTGTTAGCGATATATATAGTTTATGCTGCATGATAAAGGAAAAAGCCGATGGAATTGTGACCGAAGATTGGATTGATAGTATACGTGAAAGCAGTGCCGAATatttgatgcattttcattCCCATTACACGAATATACGCATGACAAACGAGCGGTACCTTATTAGTTTACTAGTATACGCAGAAGTTACAACGGATTTAAACGATAAACCTCATGAAAACGTAATAAGAAATCTGTCGACATACTTGGCGCTCATTGCATCAGATGAGAAATTTC TTTCAGTGCAGACAAACCAAACTCGCAAAATCAATGTTACGATAATAGTACTATCAAGGTTTGCTTTACGCGATGGTTCCTTGGCTTCATCAGTTATTGCagattttaataaaatattgaaatttaagCACATTCATCAAAGCATCATTTGTACACTGATAACCGCATTCGCTGATCTTTGTAAAAG GCATACATCGTTGGTAGATTCCTCAATTTCAACAGTAATTGGACAATTAAGTTCACAATACTTAACCGTCAGGAGTGTCGCATTGAACAATCTCAATGAACTCATTTTGCAAGATTATGTCAAAATGCGAGGAATAGTTTTATTGAATATTCTTAAACTAATCATTGATGATGACGAACATATCGCTGCACAAGCATTTTACGTTATTCAGCTGTACGTTCattcaaaaaacgaaaaactatTAAAAGTGTCGCTACTGGAATGTGTTTACGTTTTCAACAACTATTTG CAATACGCTGAGAGCGACATGTTTCCTGCTTCAGAAATAGACAACGAACCATGCGATTTAGCAGGAAGTAACAAGGAACAATTGGAGAAACGCTGTGcaatttacaatttttttattgaaaacattGATGATAGCAGTCTGTTAAAGTTATTAAAGAACGTGAACAAAATCTACCAACAATTAAAGAATGGAAAATACGTAGAATGTTCGCAAGGAGTTGGAACTATTGTGGATTTACTTTATGTATTTCAACAGATATGTAAAGTTAAGGATCGAGATAAGACTCGAATGTCTAAGACTGGTTTAAAAAATGATGAAGAAAGCATTACAGAACAAACCATGGAAACGAGtccatcacaaaaaaaatcgcgctTACAAGCTGTCCAATCGCAAAACGATATAGAAACG AAAACTATTGCTGAGAAAATGATAGCAGTATATTACTGCTTCCAACAGGAAGTGCGCAAATACGTTGAAAAGATAGAGCCGCAGCAAATACATCTCGTCAATAATCGTTTGGAAGAGTTAGCTTTAACAATCGCGGGAAAATTTCGACTGTTGGTTGAATTCGCCAAACCAATGAACTTTTGGCGGTCTTTATTATCAACGATTGATAAGTCACGGGACAATAATCGAACAACAAGAAAATATAACCGATCCAAAACGGCAACAGAAAACGAATCCGAGGAAAGCACCGAAGAAGACGCCGATGATTGCTTGGATGACGCCGATATGGATTAA
- the LOC128724312 gene encoding tRNA (guanine-N(7)-)-methyltransferase yields MVLPSKESLEESFEAFSTKNDDNMEPRVKLPQKRFYRQRAHSNPIADHSFDYPAEPQLYDWSQLYPNRKDNRVEFADIGCGYGGFLVTLGETYPDKLALGMEIRVKVSDYVMDRIKALRQLHQGKYENIACIRTNAMKYLPNFFRKHQLEKLFFLYPDPHFKKAKHKWRIINPTLLSEYAYVLKPGGKIYTVTDVLELHEWMCKHIEEHPCFVRVPEDVAQQDILAVKLLDSSEEGQKVTRMSGKKFMAIFTRL; encoded by the exons ATGGTGTTGCCTTCAAAGGAAAGTTTGGAGGAAAGCTTT GAAGCATTTTCAACGAAGAATGATGATAATATGGAACCACGCGTAAAATTACCACAAAAGAGGTTCTACCGCCAGCGGGCTCATTCCAATCCCATCGCAGATCATAGCTTTGATTACCCCGCTGAACCGCAATTGTACGATTGGAGCCAACTTTACCCTAACAGGAAAGACAACCGGGTGGAATTCGCAGACATTGGCTGTGGATATGGAGGGTTTTTGGTAACGCTTGGAGAGACATATCCTGATAAATTAGCCCTCGGAATGGAGATTCGAGTGAAAGTGTCCGATTATGTCATGGATCGCATTAAAGCCTTGCGCCAATTACACCAGGGAAAGTATGAAAACATAGCGTGCATCCGGACAAATGCCATGAAGTATCTTCCTAATTTCTTTCGTAAACATCAACTCGAAAAGCTTTTCTTCCTCTATCCGGATCCGCATttcaaaaaagcgaaacataaGTGGCGTATTATAAACCCCACACTGTTGAGCGAGTACGCTTACGTACTCAAACCGGGTGGTAAAATTTATACTGTAACGGATGTGCTGGAGCTTCACGAATGGATGTGTAAGCATATTGAGGAACATCCATGCTTTGTACGGGTGCCTGAGGATGTAGCTCAGCAAGACATACTGGCAGTAAAACTCCTTGATAGCAGTGAAGAAGGTCAGAAAGTGACTCGTATGAGCGGTAAGAAGTTTATGGCTATTTTTACACGATTATAA
- the LOC128724313 gene encoding uncharacterized protein LOC128724313 — protein sequence MSNAAFLEDWNSVVPFKIKGADLEKPTEQFVYKAILNIFRLIHYDVSSYEGMYSESTETLIVKRVEFVARINYIYQLCSDSKQTSFFYVDLVKPTTKKIIHLLKILLNYLFYINMVKETILEKANSCTEKYFDLNAKLNQEQIAKEENKIRVSNLNRHIDDLKHQLPHLKEQVDILQQQKHTIEEKISKLKTSDQELMDKIVELKLEHTELTDRIVPIEEAVELKDSKNSLEHELELLTDNEQELQKTYKIHVTSINEMKPCIALLEKMLQYEYDDICKFPHNELSELKVQCEKMRKDHANLESVFNTLLENEHAVEIELEEKQRELAAHNIGANKIEDKNDSQVKYKEKYLTALVETNDTLVEILQALQRDVQRIIHMCEKALKIVDTTFIE from the exons ATGAGCAACGCAGCTTTTCTAGAAGATTGGAACAGTGTTGTGCCATTCAAAATCAAAGGGGCAGATCTGGAAAAACCCACGGAACAATTCGTGTATAAAGCCATTCTAAACATTTTTAGGCTCATACATTACGATGTTTCTAGCTATGAAGGC ATGTATAGCGAATCAACAGAAACTCTTATCGTAAAACGAGTTGAGTTCGTAGCGAGGATCAACTACATTTATCAATTATGCTCAGATTCTAAGCAAACATCTTTCTTTTATGTGGATCTCGTCAAACCAA cgactaaaaaaattatacatctTCTTAAAATTCTGCTGAACTATTTATTCTACATCAATATGGTTAAGGAGACAATTCTTGAAAAAGCAAATAGCTGTACTGAGAAGTACTTTGATCTCAACGCCAAACTAAATCAAGAACAAATAGCAAaagaagagaacaaaataCGAGTTAGTAAT CTTAATCGTCACATAGACGATTTGAAGCACCAGTTGCCTCATTTGAAAGAACAAGTTGATATacttcaacaacaaaaacatacgatcgaagaaaaaatatccAAACTCAAAACAAGCGATCAAGAACTTATGGACAAAATAGTTGAACTTAAATTAGAACACACTGAACTCACAGATCGAATAGTGCCAATTGAAGAAGCAGTTGAATTAAAAGATTCTAAAAATTCATTAGAACACGAATTAGAATTACTAACAGACAATGAACAAGAAttacaaaaaacatataaaattCATGTTACGTCtattaatgaaatgaaaccttGTATAGCACTGCTAGAAAAAATGCTTCAATATGAATACGACGACATTTGCAA ATTTCCACACAATGAACTATCCGAACTGAAAGTGCAGTGCGAGAAAATGAGGAAAGATCATGCGAATTTAGAGAGTGTTTTTAATACACTTCTAGAAAATGAGCATGCTGTCGAAATTGAGTTAGAGGAGAAACAGCGTGAACTGGCGGCGCACAACATAGGAGCGAATAAGATCGAGGACAAAAACGACAG ccaAGTTaaatataaagaaaaatatcttACAGCGTTGGTAGAAACAAATGATACGCTGGTGGAGATATTACAGGCATTACAGCGAGACGTGCAACGAATTATTCATATGTGTgaaaaagcattaaaaatcGTAGATACAACTTTCATCGAATAA
- the LOC128726665 gene encoding eukaryotic translation initiation factor 4 gamma 2 has translation MYAQLCKRIQKELETDIDKTKSSNFLQILLNVCRDKFENRDQYSEKIINSESTLTDDLEEKKNVAKQKILGNVKFIGELYKLNMLVEPHLHEMLQSLFLKKSSASTEKKCEDMECLAQLFRTCGKNLDTEQGKQLMYQYFYQMEKYSLSTKFPPRIRFMLRDLIELRKNNWTPRKVALVEGPAPIQELNHDDDVLPPGLNHLRNRDRDYRNNDRSEQRDWIGKFSLNLHHLNDRFNLLSVSSPSPLLPSSYNQSSNGYGNRDHHDNGGGGGGGNYRMHNNRNNQNNYGNNNMRYGKHNNHHHQSGGGGGGMRDGGNGSHNSGYGGNSAMMSNKDLAPRFKRNLMTPPQNPVEELQMRPTPNSLLFKANMNIKPQLPMSSPIGVGVGSGGNGKSNFNGPPLNEFASPLTTRTLLSEQRNAGQNNNFSGAAPANNTGVAAGPNVVGFISSTGATRGGVQNENGGNNNNNMAQGRGSGGLQQTLSNQPVISSNVMNRDRFQHPSQGINVTRIIGGAEGGNMNQNKPHTDQLESHAHHHHYQNNSAQLPPGADLKGREMNGDRPLHSDAVQSLNRPLNEQSYPAMITGTVGNNNNANKTMQKEQTMVKQVSSEKAEKKKKEKGLNKEDYMKRVATFVSDVMLENIKHQIEEEEQQKLASEEQKDQEDNSSALEVKEVVVEVVDETLKEPVTSEPLSEPSEVGTPTATTAEVVDMNNIIDTNMNRAAEEQIDVVSKEKMLEADEAQTTKANDGEKIDVGSETQKENEKDAVEKQEEEPTLTADATENVAEKTDQLESDVMTTARAETPVVPSETVVVEKQSIKKSSLMEQLVNAFCDLKIPDKMLRDAMIVILNQVLDRSDAFHAKTIEFLQLLHKEAKLSNNAALESFRLIVSGMNEKEKTIPKITTIIASLLARAVAVNLCDLADVAAYTDNGQHYPLFLLVLQHLHKQLGKAALQALFNKSKVNLMSSLPESDRTKDRMAEILEDRSLSFLYPLLRVQAELWKQIQSDANPQQFYKWIKENVEPSCYTEPGFIVAIMTALLKYINQESENLTDDKKRIDKEREILTKYCPVLNAFLNSKNDLQLSAVYAIQVYWYNIGYPKGVLLRWFQEMYELGVIEEDAFLRYKEDVTDSYPGKGKALFQVNAWLTWLAEAEDADDDEED, from the exons ATGTACGCACAGCTGTGCAAGCGTATCCAAAAAGAGCTAGAAACCGATATCGACAAGACCAAATCCAGCAACTTTTTGCAGATCCTGCTGAACGTTTGTCGCGACAAGTTCGAAAATCGCGACCAGTACAGTGAGAAGATCATCAACTCGGAAAGCACCCTCACTGATGAtttggaggaaaagaaaaatgtcgctaaacaaaaaatactcgGCAATGTCAAGTTTATCGGGGAGCTGTACAAGCTCAACATGCTGGTCGAACCTCACCTACACGAGATGCTTCAATCGTTGTTTCTCAAAAAGTCCAGCGCATCGACGGAGAAAAAATGCGAGGACATGGAATGTTTGGCCCAGCTCTTTCGGACATGTGGAAAAAATTTGGATACAGAACAGGGAAAACAGTTGATGTACCAGTACTTCTATCAGATGGAAAAGTACTCGTTATCTACCAAGTTTCCACCACGCATCCGGTTCATGCTGCGCGATCTGATTGAGCTGCGTAAGAATAACTGGACTCCGCGAAAGGTTGCCTTGGTCGAAGGACCGGCTCCGATACAGGAGCTGAATCATGACGATGACGTGCTTCCACCCGGGCTAAACCACTTGCGAAATCGGGACCGCGATTATCGTAATAATGATCGCAGCGAGCAACGCGATTGGATCGGCAAATTTTCTTTGAATTTGCATCATCTCAATGATCGTTTCAATTTACTCAGCGTTTCCTCTCCGTCGCCCCTGCTTCCATCAAG TTATAATCAATCCTCGAATGGCTATGGAAATCGTGACCATCACGataatggtggtggtggaggaggtggcAATTATCGAATGCATAATAACCGAAATAATCAGAACAATTACGGTAACAACAATATGCGTTATGGTAAACACaacaaccatcaccaccaaagCGGAGGTGGCGGCGGGGGAATGAGAGACGGTGGAAATGGCTCTCATAATTCGGGATATGGTGGAAATTCGGCCATGATGAGCAACAAAGATCTGGCACCACGCTTTAAACGCAATTTAATGACTCCGCCGCAGAATCCTGTCGAAGAGCTGCAGATGCGCCCAACACCCAACAGTCTGCTGTTTAAGGCTAATATGAATATCAAACCGCAACTGCCCATGTCTTCTCCGATTGGCGTTGGCGTCGGTAGCGGCGGAAATGGGAAGTCAAATTTCAATGGACCTCCGTTGAACGAATTTGCATCTCCACTGACCACTCGCACACTACTTAGTGAGCAGCGTAATGCTGGACAAAATAACAATTTTTCAGGAGCCGCCCCTGCCAACAATACCGGCGTAGCGGCAGGACCTAATGTGGTGGGTTTCATTTCCTCCACTGGTGCTACTCGGGGTGGTGTGCAAAACGAAAATGGGggtaacaacaataataacatGGCTCAGGGAAGAGGCTCTGGAGGACTGCAACAAACTCTATCCAACCAACCGGTTATTTCTTCAAACGTGATGAATCGAGACCGTTTCCAACACCCGTCCCAGGGAATAAACGTCACCCGCATTATCGGGGGAGCTGAGGGTGGAAATATGAACCAGAATAAGCCTCATACGGATCAATTGGAGTCTCACGCTCATCACCACCATTACCAGAATAATAGTGCTCAGCTGCCGCCGGGAGCTGATCTCAAAGGACGTGAAATGAACGGTGATAGACCGCTTCACAGCGATGCTGTCCAATCACTCAATCGCCCGCTTAATGAGCAATCGTATCCGGCCATGATCACTGGCACTGTcggtaacaacaacaacgcaaacaaaacgatgcaaaaagAACAAACGATGGTTAAACAGGTTTCTTCGGAAAAAgctgagaagaaaaagaaggagaaggGCTTGAATAAAGAAGATTACATGAAACGTGTCGCAACATTTGTGAGCGATGTTATGCTGGAGAACATTAAACATCAAATAGAGGAAGAAGAGCAGCAGAAATTGGCTAGCGAGGAACAGAAGGATCAAGAGGACAACAGTAGTGCTCTGGAAGTGAAGGAAGTTGTTGTGGAAGTGGTTGATGAAACTTTGAAAGAACCCGTTACATCGGAACCGCTGTCCGAGCCTAGTGAAGTAGGAACACCAACCGCAACAACAGCGGAAGTGGTTGATATGAACAATATCATCGATACAAACATGAATCGTGCGGCGGAAGAACAGATCGATGTAGTTTCAAAGGAGAAAATGCTCGAGGCAGATGAGGCACAAACTACAAAGGCAAATGATGGCGAAAAGATCGACGTTGGCTCTGAAACTCaaaaagagaatgaaaaagatGCGGTAGAAAAGCAGGAAGAAGAGCCTACACTGACAGCTGATGCCACTGAAAATGTAGCCGAAAAAACTGATCAACTAGAATCAGATGTAATGACTACTGCTAGGGCTGAAACTCCCGTTGTCCCGTCGGAAACTGTCGTTGTTGAAAAGCAATCAATCAAGAAATCATCGTTGATGGAGCAATTGGTAAACGCGTTTTGTGATCTGAAGATTCCAGACAAGATGTTGCGCGATGCCATGATTGTAATCCTAAATCAAGTGCTAGATCGTAGCGATGCGTTCCACGCAAAGACGATCGAGtttttgcagctgctgcacaAGGAAGCAAAGCTGTCGAACAATGCTGCTCTCGAGTCGTTCAGGTTGATTGTAAGTGGTAtgaacgagaaggaaaaaactaTTCCGAAGATCACTACCATCATTGCATCTTTGCTAGCCCGGGCCGTCGCTGTAAATCTCTGCGATTTGGCCGACGTGGCAGCGTACACCGATAATGGTCAGCATTATCCTCTGTTCCTGCTCGTCTTGCAGCACTTACACAAGCAACTAGGGAAAGCAGCGTTACAGGCGCTGTTTAATAAAAGTAAGGTGAACTTGATGTCTAGTTTGCCAGAGAGCGATCGCACAAAAGATCGTATGGCCGAGATATTGGAGGACCGCAGCCTAAGCTTCCTTTACCCGTTGCTACGCGTGCAAGCAGAATTGTGGAAGCAGATTCAATCCGATGCCAATCCGCAGCAGTTCTATAAATGGATTAAAGAGAACGTAGAACCATCATGCTACACAGAACCCGGCTTCATTGTGGCTATTATGACTGCTCTGCTGAAATACATCAATCAG GAATCGGAAAATCTAACGGATGATAAGAAACGGATCGATAAAGAACGAGAAATTTTGACAAAGTATTGTCCTGTGCTGAATGCCTTCCTGAACAGTAAAAACGATCTGCAACTGTCTGCTGTGTATGCAATTCAGGTGTACTGGTATAATATTGGCTATCCGAAAG GTGTTCTTCTAAGATGGTTTCAAGAAATGTACGAATTAGGAGTCATCGAGGAAGACGCGTTCTTGCGCTACAAGGAAGACGTGACCGATAGCTATCCCGGCAAGGGCAAAGCATTGTTCCAAGTCAACGCATGGCTTACGTGGCTGGCTGAAGCGGAAGATGCAgatgacgacgaggaagaTTGA
- the LOC128725470 gene encoding oxygen-dependent coproporphyrinogen-III oxidase: MILDFLRKNVRLIGRHVFAASSTKRKPSVIRIIGSTCCIGGASALLTYHLLQRNEVHMAATGAVVSLPSVSRYMAEPITSRQVLQSNKNDMKCRMEELVLRIQHDFCRSLEAEENFGNKFLVDRWERKEGGGGITCVLQDGDVFEKAGVNISVVHGNLPKGAIQQMRSRGKQLAEGELPFFAVGVSAVIHPRNPMIPTIHFNYRYFEVTDSTGQKQWWFGGGTDLTPYYLNEDDAKHFHRTLKEACDPHDPTYYPKFKEWCDKYFFIPHRSESRGVGGIFFDDLDGPDAERAFEFVSSCAHSVIPSYMPLVRQHKNDAYGDRHRQWQLLRRGRYVEFNLIYDRGTKFGLYTPGARYESILMSLPLNAKWEYMNIPPQGTEEAIITEVLKKPKNWLNL, encoded by the exons ATGATTTTGGATTTTTTACGCAAGAATGTTCGTCTTATCGGGCGGCATGTATTCGCCGCGAGTAGCACAAAACGAAAGCCCTCTGTGATAAG GATAATAGGTAGCACTTGTTGTATCGGTGGAGCTAGTGCGTTGTTGACTTATCACCTGCTTCAGCGTAATGAAGTGCACATGGCCGCAACAGGTGCCGTCGTTAGTCTGCCATCTGTTTCTCGGTACATGGCCGAACCGATAACTAGTCGGCAGGTGCTACAGTCGAACAAAAACGATATGAAATGTCGCATGGAAGAGCTGGTACTTAGGATACAGCACGATTTTTGTCGCTCACTCGAAGCAGAGGAAAACTTCGGTAACAAGTTCCTGGTCGATCGTTGGGAACGAAAGGAAGGCGGTGGTGGTATCACCTGCGTCTTACAGGATGGTGATGTGTTCGAGAAGGCCGGAGTCAATATATCCGTAGTGCATGGAAACCTGCCAAAAGGAGCCATCCAACAAATGCGGTCTCGCGGCAAACAACTGGCCGAAGGAGAGTTACCTTTCTTTGCAGTCGGCGTTAGTGCGGTCATTCATCCGCGCAATCCGATGATACCGACGATTCATTTCAACTACCGGTACTTTGAGGTGACCGACTCCACAGGACAAAAGCAATGGTGGTTTGGGGGAGGCACAGACCTTACGCCGTACTATCTTAACGAGGATGATGCAAAGCATTTCCATCGTACGCTGAAGGAAGCATGTGACCCGCATGACCCCACATATTATCCTAAATTCAAGGAATGGTGTGATAAATATTTCTTCATACCGCATCGGAGCGAGAGCCGCGGCGTTGGGGGTATTTTCTTCGACGACCTCGACGGTCCAGATGCCGAGCGCGCATTTGAGTTTGTTTCATCGTGCGCACATTCTGTAATACCGTCCTACATGCCATTAGTTCGACAGCACAAAAATGATGCTTATGGCGATCGACACCGACAGTGGCAATTGTTGCGTCGCGGTCGCTACGTAGAATTTAACCTAATCTATGATCGTGGCACAAAGTTTGGTCTGTATACGCCAGGCGCGAGATACGAAAGTATTCTTATGTCGCTCCCTCTTAACGCA AAGTGGGAATACATGAACATTCCACCTCAGGGCACGGAAGAAGCTATCATAACGGAGGTGCTTAAGAAGCCCAAAAATTGGTTGAATTTATAA